TCGCGCCCGACCTGGCCCTGGGCCTGGGCTGCGCAGCGACTCGAGCCCGCAGCCTACGCTCGCCTGCTGGCCCAAGCGCAGAAGGTCCACGACCACGAATTGCATCCCGAGCATGTGTCCGAAGCGCTGCGCGACACTCTGACACGCTACGCGCCAGCGGTCATCCACCAGACCTTGACGCGCGCCACTCGCGAACTCGCTCACGTAGTGGGCCCGAGCGCCGCCCTGACGGACCTCGAAGCGCAGGTGCGGGTGTTGGAGGCGAGTTATGTCTGAGCGCATCTCGAGGGAGGGCCAGCGCATCCCGCGCGTGGCAGTCATCGGCAGCGGCTTTGGAGGATTGGCCGCTGCCATTCGCCTGCAAGCCGCCGGCGTGCCGACCGTGCTGTTCGAGGCGCGAGACAAGCCGGGTGGGCGCGCGTACGTCTACGAGCAAGACGGCTTCGTGTTCGACGCCGGGCCGACCGTGATCACGGCTCCTCACTGTATCGAAGAGTTGTTTCAGACCGCCCAGCGCGACATGGCTGACTACGTGGAGCTACTGCCGGTCACGCCCTTCTACCGCCTGCAGTGGGACGACGGCGTCAGCTTCGACTACGTGGGCGACAGTGAGCACATGCTGTCGCAGATCCGCGATCTCTGTCCCCAGGACGCGAGCGGCTACGAGCGCTTCGTAGAGTACAGCAAGGCGGTGTTCGCGAAGGGCTACGAGGAACTGGCGGCCACGCCGTTCTTGCGCTTCGCGGACATGGTGCGCGTCGCCCCCCAGCTCGCGCGCCTACGCGCGGATCGCTCGGTGTACCGCACCGTTGCGCGCTACGTGAAGGACGAGCATCTGCGTCAGGCCCTGTCGTTCCACTCCCTCCTCGTTGGCGGCAACCCCTTCGAGACCAGTGCCATCTACACGCTGATTCACTACCTGGAGCGAAAATGGGGCGTGTACTTTCCACGCGGTGGAACCGGGGCTTTGGTGCGCGCCCTGGTGCGCCTCTACGAAGAACTCGGCGGCGAGATCCGACTCTCCACGCCGGTGCGTCACATCGACGTGATCGAGAGCGGCCCTGACTCGGTGCACCGCATCGTGACGGATGGGCGTCCACCCGAAGACTTCACCGCGGTCGTTTCGAATGCGGATTTGCACCACACCTACGCCAAGCTGTATGCGGGGCAACGAGACGCCGAGCGCACGGCGGCGCGACTGGAGCGGGCGGACTGGTCCATGTCCCTGTTCGTGCTCTACTTCGGTACGCGCCGCAGCTACGACATCGCGCACCACACCGTCGTCTTCGGACCGCGTTACGAGGGGCTCCTGAGCGACATCTTCCACGGTGGGTCACTGCCTGATGACTTCAGTTTGTACTTGCATGCCCCCACCGTAACGGATCCGTCGTTGGCTCCCCCGGGATGCGGCGCGTACTACGTGCTCTCACCGGTCCCCCACCTGGGCAACGCCAACATCGATTGGTCCAGCGTCGCGCCGGTGTACGCGGAGCGCATCCTGGCGTCCCTGGAACGCTCCATGCCAGACCTGAGAAAGAACGTGGTGACGCGTCGTTGGTTCACACCCCAAGACTTCGCGAGTGAACTGTCCGCCTTCCACGGGTCGGCGTTCTCCGTCGCACCGCGACTCACGCAATCAGCCTGGTTTCGGCCGCACAATCGCGATCCGAAGATCCCGGGTCTCTACATCGTTGGAGCCGGAACCCATCCGGGAGCCGGACTTCCCGGGGTGATCAACTCCGCAAAGGCCACCACCGGTCTCGTGCTCCAAGATCTGCGGCGCCACGCGGAGGCGGCGGCGTGACGAGCCAGCCCATGACTCTAGCGGGAGGCGACGCGGCCGCGCTGGCCACGGACTTGTCGCGCTGCCACACGTCCTTGGCAGCTCATGGCAAGAGTTTTCACCTCGCCTCGGCGCTGTTGGACGAGCGCACGCGCGACGACGCGGCCGCGCTCTATGCGTTTTGTCGCTACGTCGACGACGCGGTCGATCTGGCACCCCCCGCTCAGAGCACTAGCGCGCTGCAGCGCGTGCGGCGAGAGGTGGAGGATCTGTACGCGGGCCAAGCCTGCACGCGACCTGCACTGCGCGAGTTCCAAAGAGTGGCATTTCAGCGCGGAGTGCCGGCTGAGTACGTGGTGGAACTACTTGCTGGCATGCAGATGGATGTCGTCGGTATGCGCTACGACACCTTCGAAGATCTCCAGCAATACTGCTTTCGCGTCGCAGGCACCGTGGGCTTGATGATGTGCCACGTGCTCGGGGTGAAGCAAGACCAAGCGTTGCGCCCCGCGGCCCAGCTGGGCATGGCAATGCAGCTGACCAACATCTGCCGCGACGTGAGGGAAGACTGGGACCGCGGGCGCCTCTACCTGCCGTTGCGGTTGCTGGAAGCGCAGGGAGCCGATGTTGCTTCATACCAACCGGGTGCCGAGTTCCCCATCCAAGACCGCGCAGCCTTCGCCTTGGCCTTGCAGGAGTTGCTGAAGGAAGCGCAGCGTCTATATCACCTGGGAAAGGCTGGTCTTCGCTTCCTCGACCTGCGGCCCGCGCTCGCCATTCACGCCGCAGCCGACATCTACGCCGACATTGGGCGCAGCTTGGAACACATCGACTACGACGTCTTGGCTGGCCGACGCGTCGTCACGCGCTGGCGCAAACTCGCGCTGCTGACCCGCGCGGTGGCGCTGGAAGCGTGCTCGATCCCCCGACGAGTTCTCGAGGCCGGGGCGACGCAAATCCCAGTAAGCGTGGCGAGGTATCCAGATGACATCCTTTGCTGAAGAGCTGGCTATCTACGTTGGTCGAGCACGTCAGTTCGAGCGCACGGACTGGAGCGTGTACGTGGGTTGGGTAGGATTGATGCTCGGACTGGTCGTTTCCACTGGCGGATTCTTGCTCTACGGTCACAGCCAGGGGATCCGCTTTCCCGGCGAAGCTTGGATGGTGCCGATTGGGGCCGCCATCTTCGCAGCCAGCATCGCCATCGACACCATTGGTCATCGCACGATCTACAAGGAAGCCATCAGTCGTGGTGAGGGCCTCGTTCACGGCATCACCATCTTCTGCGGGATTGGCAGCTGCGTCCTGCTCTGCGCGGCCTACGACGTCTCCAGCTTGTGGGTGCCCGCGATGGTGCTCACCGTGCTTTCGTTCATCTACAGCCTCATCGATGAGGCCTTTCATTGGCACCGCTACGTTTGCGAGAAGGCGGACCGCGTGGAGATGTCCAGTCATGTGGGCATCTTCATCGGACACCTGACGATGATGGTGGGCTGGTGGGCCTGGTACTTCGCGGGCTACCCGGGCGTGCGCGAGACCCTGGCGTCCTACTGACAGCTGCCGCTGACGCAGTTCTTGCCCGTCGGGCACTTCACGCCGCAGCCGCCGCAGTTCGAGTTGTCGTTGCTCAGGTTGCGACAACCCGCGGGCACGACACAGCAGGTCGTCCCTGCGGCGCACGCCGCACCGCCGTTGCAGGTGCAGACAAGGCTCGGCCCCTGCTTCACGCACGTTTCTCCGTGCTGGCAGACGCTGCCATCACAGGTGCAAGCGCCGTTACCGTCGCAGGTGGCCGTTCCCACGCCGCCCGCGGCCTTGCACTGAGCCGCGCTGGTACAACCACAGATCCCGCCGCTGCAGGCGAAGCCGCCGGAGAATCCAAGGGTCGAACAGTCGTTGCCGCAGCCGCCGCAGTGCGCAATCGTCGGCGAAGTGGTGGAGTGCTCGCAGCCATCACTTGCCTGAGTGTTGCAGTCGAGGAATCCAACGTTGCAGGTGAGTGCGCACTGTCCGGATTGACAGCTGGCCACGCCGTTGGCGCTCGGACACGGATCACAACTACTGGCGGCGCAACCCGTGTTCGGGTCGGTGGTGGACACGCAGCTTTGCCCACACGCCTTCTGATTCGCTCCACAACCCCCAGCGCTTCCGCCAGTGCCGGCGCTTCCGCCTGAAGCGCCGCCGCCGGTCCCGCCTGCGATTCCCCCGCTGCCAGCAGTGCCGCCGGTTCCAGCTCCGCTGGCGCCGCTCGCGCCACCCGATGAAGCTCCGCCGCTGCTGTTACCCCCGGTTGCCGACGCATCGGGCTGGAGCTCGTCGAAGCGATCGTAGTCGTAGGTGCACGCTGCAAGGGACGCGCCGGCGAGCAGCAGCAAACATCGCTGGATGAACACTCTCAAAATCGCCCCGCAATCTGCACTGATCCGGGCCCGACTCGCACCCGCGCGCTGTTGGGCTGTTCGGCGCCGCTGCCATCGAGAGCGAATAGCGCGATCCCTGTTCCCAAACCGACTACGCCCACCGCCAAGCCGATGTTGGCGAAGGTTTGGTAGCGCCGCCCCGCATCGATGTCGTCCTGGCTACCAGGTCCGCAGTGACCGTCGGGGCAGCCCTCGTCCAGGTCGGAATATTTCGACCGAGTCATCAGCCCGAAGACCGTGAACGCGGCCATTCCGGCAACACCGACACCGCCAGCCACGTAGGCGTAAGGTCGCAGACTCGTTCTCTCGTCTCTGGCTTTCGGTTGCGAACTCGGCGGCGGCTGGACGGGCTGCGGCTTGGCCGCCTGCACACGGAAGTCCAAGGTGAGCGCGCTCTCGCCGCCGGCGGCGACGACGATCTTCGCCTTACGCGTTTCACGCTGAGGAGCGCTCAGCACCACCTCGTACTCCCCCGGCGCGAGCACCAAGGGCTTGCTCAGCTCGTTGGGGCGCAGAGTGCGTGACCCGACCACAAGCTCGGTTCCCCTCGGCGTCTCCTTCAGCTCGATACGCACGAGCCCGACTTTGGCCTTCAGCTCCTCGAACTCCTTCTTGGCGACTTCCAGGGTGGGGGCATAGCGCTCGTTGCGATCCGCAGCCGCTTGCCCGATCTCCACGGCGCGCTCGAAGGCGCGATAGGCCTCCTCGGTGCGGCCAGTCTCGCGAAAAGAGCGCGCGATCTGCAGGATCGAGTTGGGACTTGCGACGATCTCGTGACTCGCACGATAGGCAGAGAGCGCCTCCTCGAAGCGCCCAGCGTCAAAGAGCTCGTCCCCGGCAACAAACGTCTTCTGAGCGGCCTTCCATTGCTCTTTGCTGGCCTCGTGAACGGATACGCCTTCAGCGGCAGCCACCTGCGGGACAGCCAGCAAGGCCAGAGCAAGCAAGTACGCACGGGTGCGTCTCGACATGGGTCAAACAGGTTAGTGTCCTGCGTCCGCAATTCCTATCAGAATTGCAGCCCGCTTTCCGCGCCCGCTCTCCGCGCCCGCCCTCATCGCGGCGCAGACACTTCTCCGCCGTCAAATCCCGCGAGGTCTGTAGGGTTTGCCCGCTGGCCTCGGCTGCCGTTCCTCCGCGGGCGCGGGCTTGGGAGCTTCGGCCGGCGGGGCCTCCGCGGGTGGACTTTCTTCGCTGGCAGCAGCGGGAGCGCTCGATGGCAGCGGCGATGGAGCGGCGGAAGCTCGAGACGAAGGAGGCGTGGCGACTGTTGTCGAAGTGGCTCGCGCGGCGGGTTCGCCGGGCTTGGCTACCGGTGACGGCTCGTCAGGAGATCGCAACAAGGCCGCACCCGTCGTCACGAGGGCGACCAACGCAACGGCAATTGCCACGGGCCACGTCCATTTGCTCCGCTTGGGGCTCGCAAACGGCTGGTCGTCGGGCGCCACGAGCGGATCCGCCGAGACGGTGCTCCCCGCGATGCTCTCCGCGCCAGGCCACGCTTCTTTGTCCTGGCTCGAGGATCCAAGCTCGCCTCCGAACGCTGCCCATGGTTCCAACGGCGCCCCCGGCTCGCTGCTGAGCGCCGCTTGCCGTTCCAACGGCGGTGCGTCGTCGCTCTCGCCGTTCGCGCTCGGTGCGGGAGGTGGTGCGCTCTCGAGTGCTGACGCGTCGAGTGCGACAACGTCGTCGTTCGCCCCCACTGCCTCGAGCCCGGCCGTGTCCATCACTGACTCCGACGTGCCCGCGCTCGGCGCGAACTCGGCGGGCGCCGGCGGCTTCGTGCTCGCCAGTTTCCGTACGACCGCGGGGACCGGCGCAGTACTCGCCATGTTCGCGATCGGCGGCACCGGACGCGTCGTGGGCGACGTGGGCAGCGCCAGGGGCGCGGGCGACGGAGGCGAATTGACGGGTGGCCTTGGCGCTGGCGGTGCGACGGCTCGAGGGGAGGTCGAACGCGGTGGCTTTGGTGCCGCCTGCGGACTCGCCGGTGTCGTGGGCGTAGCGTTTCCAGGCCGCTCGACGTCCTTCGCCGAGCTGGACGACGAAGCCTTGGCGTCTTGCGCGCTCTTCGCCGCGCTAGACGACGAAGCCTTGGCGTCTTGCACACTCTTCGCCGCGTTGGACGACGAAGCCTTGGCGTCTTGCGCGCTCTTCGCCAGCGCGGACACGCCCCAGTCCGCATCGAGTTCGTCCGTCGTTGGCGCCTCCGCCTGCGCGCCGAGCAACGCGTGGCCAAGCCCGGTCATCGTAGTCTTGCCGGCTGACTCTCGCGCCTTCGGCATCGCCGGCGCCGCTTCTCCGCCCTCGCTCGCCGGGGTCCTACCCGACTCTCGCGCCTTCGGCACTGGCGCAACCCCGTCGCCCAGACCGCTCATCGTCGTCTTGCCCGACGACTCTCGCGCCTTCGGCACTGGCGCAACCCCGTCGCCCAGACCGCTCATCGTCGTCTTGCCCGACGACTCTCGGGCCTTCGGCACGGCTGTGCCCGCGGGAGTGGCGGTTCGCATGCTGGGACGTGTTGGCGCCTCGCTGTCGGGGAACGCGCTGTTCGTTGCCGGGGCTTCCACCAGCGTCTCGAAATTCGGGAGCAGGGCGTAGGTCACTCGCTCGGGCGCGGGCTCACTCGGCGCTCGCGTGCCCCGCGTCGAATCGATCGCGCTGGCGGCCGCCGTCACTTCTTGCTGCAAGCGCTGTCGATGTTCGATGTTCTCGCCCGCGAGGCGCTTCACCGCGCTAGCCACCAAGTCCGAGCCGACGCCCAGGGGACGCGTCATCACCGCCAGTTCGTCGCGCATCGCGTTCAATGATGGAAAGCGCCGACTCGGATCGCGGCGCAACGCGCGGGCGACGAAGGACGTCACCGCGCCGGGAAGTCGCTCCCCGGGCCGCGTGGGCGATTGTGACAACGGGGAACTCTCGCGGATGGCCTTGCGCAAGCGACTCAACTGCTCGGCAGCGGAGCCGCCCGCTCGAGAGCGGCGCTCCGCCTCGAACATGAGTCGATTGGAAAGCAGCTCCCAAGCCATCACGCCGAAGGAGTAGCAATCACATCGCTCGTCGGGGACGTGGCCACCCTCCAGCTGCTCCGGGGCACGATAGGCCAGCAACTCGGGATCCTCTCGCGTGGCGTCGATGCGCGCAAACGCCGCACCGACCGCTAGGTCTGCGAGCATCGCTTCACCAAAGGTCGCAATGAGCACGGAGCCCGGGTTGAGCCCCCCATGGATGCTCGCGCTGGGATCGATTTCTCCGGATGCCGCTGCGGCGATCCACTGACTGCGGACTTCGCACAGGGCAACCAACAGCTGGTGCAAGACGGTGAGTACGACGGCCACAGGCAGCGGCGCATGCTGTGCAAGGGCCTGCTGCTGCAGGAAGTACAAGGTCTCGGCATCGACGTACTCGCTGACCACCGCGAGTTTGCCATCCTGCTCTGCCACGGACAGCACCGCTGCCACGTTGGGATGCCGCATTGCCTTCGCGGTCTTGCCCGCGTTGATCAGTGACGCAAGGTGCTCCGGGCCAATCAAGGAGGGCGGCAGGGTGTGAGCCAACACGAGTCGTCCGGCGTGACGACCTTCCCGTGCCATGCCAACGTAGCGCTGCCCCAGTTGAGCACCGGGGATCTCGCCGAAGAGGTCGAAGTCCCCGAATCGCTCCCCCCTGCTGCGCGCATTTCCGACCATTGTCCAGGCGTCGGCACTCTAGCGCGCCTGGGCGCACGTGGTGACGAGGACCGCTTCTGCCGCAAGAATTTCCGGGCAAACCTGGGCGGGACGCCGCGCGCGGGTCCCACGCGCGCGCCTGATCTATGCTGGAGGCGTGCGACGACGGAGGCGCCCGGTATTTCTGGGTCTCGGAGCCCCCGACGAGTTCCCGGATCCACGCTCCGCAGACGAGCATGGCCTCTTGGCCGTCGGCGGGGACTTGAGCATCGAGCGGCTGCTTGCGGCGTACTCCCGGGGCATCTTCCCTTGGTACGACTTGGGCCTACCTCCCCTGTGGTGGTCGCCAGATCCACGCACGATCATGACGCCGGAGAGTCTTCACGTTTCCACCAGCATGCGCCGCGTGTTGCGGCGCTCAGCCTTCACGCTCAGCGCCAATACCGCCTTCGGAGCGGTGATTCGCGCATGCGCCGATCGCGAAGGGGGCACTTGGATCTTGCCGGAGATGATCGACGCCTACACGCTTCTGCACGAAGCGGGATACGCCCATAGCATCGAGGTTTGGAGCGGCGCGAGCCTCGTTGGAGGCCTGTACGGCGTGCAGATTGGCGCGCTATTCGCGGCAGAGAGCATGTTCCATCGCGCGAGCAATGCGTCGAAGCTCGTGCTGATTCAGACCGTCCGCATGCTGTTCTCGGCCGGCATCGAGCTGTTCGACGTGCAGTTCCCGACTGCGCATTTGGCTTCTCTGGGGGCCTTCCCCATCTCCCGCCGGGAGTACCTTTTCCGCGCGCAAAACGCGGCAAGAAGACCGTTGCACCTGGCCCTACCTGCCTGACGCTTCCGCACACGACACCGGCTCTTGGCGCGGATGTTCGCACGCTTTGTAAGGGCCGGCCCCTGAGGACGCGCGTACACTCACGGCATGAGGCGCCCCACCCCCTTCCTGGTATCCCTATTTGCTCTGGCACTCGGCGCGCCGGCGTACGCCACAGATTTTCACGTCGACCCCGCAACCGGTAGCAGCGCTGGCGACGGCAGCGCGGCCAAGCCCTGGAAGACCCTGGCCGAGGTGATCCAGGCCAACCTGGTCGAGACGCAGAATTGGGACTCCCTGCCCTACGCTGCCGGCAAGACGTTGAAGCCCAAGAACGCGGGTGCGCCAATCAAAGCGGGCGATCGCATCCTGCTACACACGGGGTTTCACGGCAGCGTCAGTATCATCGGGCACTACAACAGTGCCGCCATCACCGTGGAGCCCGCCCCGGGACAAGCTCCGCAGCTCAGCAAGCTCGTCGTTCGTTCCAGCTCCAACTGGGTGATCCGCGGGTTGGAGGTGAATCGGGAACTAGCTCCCAGCTACGACACCTCCACCCTGGTCAGCGTCGAGAACCACAACCATAGCGGCCCAGTCTCGGACATCACCATCGCTGGCTTCACGGTTCATTCCGTGAGCGACACCAGCGGCTGGACCGCCACTGACTGGGACACCAAGAGCGCCAACGGCATTTCTCTCGCCGGCAAAAACATCACCATCCGAGGCAACCTCGTCGAGGACGTCAACTTCGGCATCAGCTCGTCAGCACAAGACTCCTTGATCGAGAAGAACACCGTCGATCGCTTTGCCGGCGATGGCCTGCGTGGGCTCGGCGACTACACCACCTTCCAGTACAACCTGGTGAAGAACTGCTACGACGTGAATGCCAACCACGACGACGGTTTCCAATCCTGGAGCGTGGGCAGTGACGGCAAGGTCGGCACCGGCGAAGTCGTGGGTGTGACCCTGCGCGGCAACATGATCATCAACTACGAGGACCCGAATCAGCCCATGCGCTGCACGCTGCAAGGCATTGGCATGTTCGACGGCATGTTCCGGGACTGGGTCGTGGAAAACAACGTGATCATCACGGATCATTGGCACGGCATCACGCTGCTCGGTGCCATCAACGCTCAGGTCATCAACAACACGGTACTGGACCTCAACACGCAGTCTCCTGGTCCTCCGTGGATCAAGCTCGGCAACCACAAGAACGGGACGCCCTCCACGGGCATCGTGCGCAACAACCTGACGACC
The nucleotide sequence above comes from Polyangiaceae bacterium. Encoded proteins:
- the aat gene encoding leucyl/phenylalanyl-tRNA--protein transferase, producing the protein MRRRRRPVFLGLGAPDEFPDPRSADEHGLLAVGGDLSIERLLAAYSRGIFPWYDLGLPPLWWSPDPRTIMTPESLHVSTSMRRVLRRSAFTLSANTAFGAVIRACADREGGTWILPEMIDAYTLLHEAGYAHSIEVWSGASLVGGLYGVQIGALFAAESMFHRASNASKLVLIQTVRMLFSAGIELFDVQFPTAHLASLGAFPISRREYLFRAQNAARRPLHLALPA
- a CDS encoding choice-of-anchor Q domain-containing protein → MRRPTPFLVSLFALALGAPAYATDFHVDPATGSSAGDGSAAKPWKTLAEVIQANLVETQNWDSLPYAAGKTLKPKNAGAPIKAGDRILLHTGFHGSVSIIGHYNSAAITVEPAPGQAPQLSKLVVRSSSNWVIRGLEVNRELAPSYDTSTLVSVENHNHSGPVSDITIAGFTVHSVSDTSGWTATDWDTKSANGISLAGKNITIRGNLVEDVNFGISSSAQDSLIEKNTVDRFAGDGLRGLGDYTTFQYNLVKNCYDVNANHDDGFQSWSVGSDGKVGTGEVVGVTLRGNMIINYEDPNQPMRCTLQGIGMFDGMFRDWVVENNVIITDHWHGITLLGAINAQVINNTVLDLNTQSPGPPWIKLGNHKNGTPSTGIVRNNLTTAVANEGTGVTEEANVIIKDPTAHFVAPPYDVHLLQSSAAVDKGVATGAPGLDIEGIPRPQGSAIDVGAYEWHDSSVTPTGGPGAGGGTPGGSGGSSSGGSSGAAGSSGAGNGGSAGSAAGGNGGSGNSAGGGAASAGAAGTGASAAGAKSSDEDGGCGCRTAPARPAAPAWLLALVAAVALRRKQRRQ
- a CDS encoding phytoene/squalene synthase family protein — protein: MTLAGGDAAALATDLSRCHTSLAAHGKSFHLASALLDERTRDDAAALYAFCRYVDDAVDLAPPAQSTSALQRVRREVEDLYAGQACTRPALREFQRVAFQRGVPAEYVVELLAGMQMDVVGMRYDTFEDLQQYCFRVAGTVGLMMCHVLGVKQDQALRPAAQLGMAMQLTNICRDVREDWDRGRLYLPLRLLEAQGADVASYQPGAEFPIQDRAAFALALQELLKEAQRLYHLGKAGLRFLDLRPALAIHAAADIYADIGRSLEHIDYDVLAGRRVVTRWRKLALLTRAVALEACSIPRRVLEAGATQIPVSVARYPDDILC
- a CDS encoding phytoene desaturase gives rise to the protein MSERISREGQRIPRVAVIGSGFGGLAAAIRLQAAGVPTVLFEARDKPGGRAYVYEQDGFVFDAGPTVITAPHCIEELFQTAQRDMADYVELLPVTPFYRLQWDDGVSFDYVGDSEHMLSQIRDLCPQDASGYERFVEYSKAVFAKGYEELAATPFLRFADMVRVAPQLARLRADRSVYRTVARYVKDEHLRQALSFHSLLVGGNPFETSAIYTLIHYLERKWGVYFPRGGTGALVRALVRLYEELGGEIRLSTPVRHIDVIESGPDSVHRIVTDGRPPEDFTAVVSNADLHHTYAKLYAGQRDAERTAARLERADWSMSLFVLYFGTRRSYDIAHHTVVFGPRYEGLLSDIFHGGSLPDDFSLYLHAPTVTDPSLAPPGCGAYYVLSPVPHLGNANIDWSSVAPVYAERILASLERSMPDLRKNVVTRRWFTPQDFASELSAFHGSAFSVAPRLTQSAWFRPHNRDPKIPGLYIVGAGTHPGAGLPGVINSAKATTGLVLQDLRRHAEAAA
- a CDS encoding protein kinase — its product is MAREGRHAGRLVLAHTLPPSLIGPEHLASLINAGKTAKAMRHPNVAAVLSVAEQDGKLAVVSEYVDAETLYFLQQQALAQHAPLPVAVVLTVLHQLLVALCEVRSQWIAAAASGEIDPSASIHGGLNPGSVLIATFGEAMLADLAVGAAFARIDATREDPELLAYRAPEQLEGGHVPDERCDCYSFGVMAWELLSNRLMFEAERRSRAGGSAAEQLSRLRKAIRESSPLSQSPTRPGERLPGAVTSFVARALRRDPSRRFPSLNAMRDELAVMTRPLGVGSDLVASAVKRLAGENIEHRQRLQQEVTAAASAIDSTRGTRAPSEPAPERVTYALLPNFETLVEAPATNSAFPDSEAPTRPSMRTATPAGTAVPKARESSGKTTMSGLGDGVAPVPKARESSGKTTMSGLGDGVAPVPKARESGRTPASEGGEAAPAMPKARESAGKTTMTGLGHALLGAQAEAPTTDELDADWGVSALAKSAQDAKASSSNAAKSVQDAKASSSSAAKSAQDAKASSSSSAKDVERPGNATPTTPASPQAAPKPPRSTSPRAVAPPAPRPPVNSPPSPAPLALPTSPTTRPVPPIANMASTAPVPAVVRKLASTKPPAPAEFAPSAGTSESVMDTAGLEAVGANDDVVALDASALESAPPPAPSANGESDDAPPLERQAALSSEPGAPLEPWAAFGGELGSSSQDKEAWPGAESIAGSTVSADPLVAPDDQPFASPKRSKWTWPVAIAVALVALVTTGAALLRSPDEPSPVAKPGEPAARATSTTVATPPSSRASAAPSPLPSSAPAAASEESPPAEAPPAEAPKPAPAEERQPRPAGKPYRPRGI
- a CDS encoding tetratricopeptide repeat protein encodes the protein MSRRTRAYLLALALLAVPQVAAAEGVSVHEASKEQWKAAQKTFVAGDELFDAGRFEEALSAYRASHEIVASPNSILQIARSFRETGRTEEAYRAFERAVEIGQAAADRNERYAPTLEVAKKEFEELKAKVGLVRIELKETPRGTELVVGSRTLRPNELSKPLVLAPGEYEVVLSAPQRETRKAKIVVAAGGESALTLDFRVQAAKPQPVQPPPSSQPKARDERTSLRPYAYVAGGVGVAGMAAFTVFGLMTRSKYSDLDEGCPDGHCGPGSQDDIDAGRRYQTFANIGLAVGVVGLGTGIALFALDGSGAEQPNSARVRVGPGSVQIAGRF